In one Musa acuminata AAA Group cultivar baxijiao chromosome BXJ2-5, Cavendish_Baxijiao_AAA, whole genome shotgun sequence genomic region, the following are encoded:
- the LOC103985111 gene encoding catalase isozyme 2: MDPYKFRPSSNYNSPFWTTNSGAPVWNNNASITVGSRGPILLEDYHLVEKIAQFDRERIPERVVHARGASAKGFFEVTHDVSRLTCADFLRAPGVQTPVIVRFSTVIHERGSPETLRDPRGFAVKFYTREGNFDMVGNNFPVFFVRDGMKFPDMVHALKPNPKSHIQENWRILDFFSHHPESLHMFTFLFDDIGVPLNYRHMDGSGVHTFTLISREGKATYVKFHWRPTCGVKSLLEEEAVIVGGNNHSHATQDLYDSIAAGNYPEWKLFIQTMDPDHEDRFDFDPLDVTKTWPEDIFPLQPVGRMVLNKNIDNFFGENEQLAFCPALVVPGVYYSDDKLLQTRIFSYSDTQRHRLGPNYLMLPVNAPKCAHHNNHYDGFMNFMHRDEEVDYFPSRYDPVRHAERFPIPTRVLTGKREKCMISKENNFKQPGERYRSFSPDRQERFIRRWVEALSDPKVTHEIRSIWISYWSQCDKSLSQKLATRLSVKPSM, from the exons TTCCGCCCCTCGAGCAACTACAACTCGCCCTTCTGGACCACCAACTCTGGGGCACCCGTTTGGAACAACAACGCCTCTATCACCGTTGGATCCCGAG GACCTATTCTCCTCGAAGACTATCATCTCGTGGAAAAGATTGCTCAGTTTGACCGAGAGCGCATTCCGGAACGTGTTGTCCATGCCAGAGGAGCTAGCGCCAAAGGCTTCTTTGAGGTCACTCACGATGTCTCTCGCCTAACATGTGCTGATTTCCTTCGTGCTCCAGGGGTGCAGACCCCAGTCATTGTTCGCTTTTCAACTGTCATTCATGAGCGTGGGAGTCCTGAAACATTGAGAGATCCCCGAGGTTTTGCAGTGAAATTCTACACTAGAGAG GGTAACTTCGATATGGTGGGAAACAATTTCCCAGTGTTTTTTGTCCGTGATGGGATGAAGTTCCCTGACATGGTCCATGCTCTCAAACCCAACCCCAAGTCCCACATTCAGGAGAACTGGAGGATCCTTGACTTCTTCTCGCACCACCCGGAGAGCTTGCACATGTTCACTTTTCTCTTTGATGACATTGGTGTTCCTTTGAACTACCGTCACATGGATGGCTCTGGTGTCCATACTTTCACGCTCATCAGCAGGGAAGGGAAAGCTACCTACGTTAAGTTCCACTGGAGACCTACATGTGGAGTCAAGAGTTTGCTGGAGGAAGAGGCTGTGATTGTAGGAGGCAATAACCACAGCCATGCCACCCAGGATCTCTATGACTCCATCGCTGCTGGGAACTATCCAGAGTGGAAGCTATTCATCCAGACCATGGACCCTGATCACGAGGATAGGTTCGATTTTGACCCACTTGATGTCACCAAGACATGGCCGGAAGACATCTTTCCTCTTCAGCCGGTTGGGCGCATGGTCCTGAATAAGAACATCGACAACTTCTTCGGAGAAAACGAGCAGCTTGCCTTCTGCCCCGCACTTGTGGTTCCTGGAGTCTATTACTCGGATGATAAGCTTCTTCAGACCAGAATCTTCTCCTACTCTGATACCCAGAGGCACCGTCTCGGACCCAACTATCTGATGCTTCCGGTGAATGCTCCCAAGTGTGCTcatcacaacaaccactatgatggGTTCATGAACTTCATGCACAGGGACGAAGAG GTGGATTACTTCCCATCAAGGTACGATCCTGTTCGACATGCCGAGAGGTTCCCAATTCCAACCCGTGTTCTTACCGGCAAACGTGAGAAA TGCATGATTAGCAAGGAGAACAACTTCAAGCAGCCTGGAGAGAGATACCGCTCTTTCTCTCCTGACAG GCAAGAGCGCTTCATCCGCAGATGGGTGGAGGCTCTATCTGACCCCAAGGTCACCCATGAGATACGCAGTATCTGGATCTCTTATTGGTCTCAG TGTGACAAGTCTCTTAGTCAGAAGCTGGCAACTCGTCTCAGTGTTAAACCAAGCATGTAA